In the Pungitius pungitius chromosome 5, fPunPun2.1, whole genome shotgun sequence genome, one interval contains:
- the ppil2 gene encoding RING-type E3 ubiquitin-protein ligase PPIL2, which translates to MGKRQHQKDKMYITCSEYTHFYGGKRTEIPQADFRRLPFDHCSLSLQPFEYPVCTEEGVVFDLLSIVPWIKRYGTNPISGEKMEIKSLIKLNMAKNNDGKYHCPVLYNVFTNNSHFVANKVTGNVFSYEAVDQLNIKTKSFKDLLSDEPFTRKDLIVLQDPTNLDKFNVSNFFHVKNNLKLLDPDEEKAKLDPAYHLKTTNLETRETLAELYKDYKGDKLLASTMKEPVAKKTDKLNAAHYSTGRVSASFTSTAMTPSTEQQADAIADDTVRYRYVKKKGYVRLHTNKGDLNLELHCDKVPKAGENFIRLCKKGYYDGTVFHRSIKNFMIQGGDPTGTGTGGESFWGKPFKDEFKPNLSHAGRGVLSMANSGPNTNKSQFFITFRSCIYLDRKHTVFGRIVGGFEALTAMENVESDPKSDKPKSEIKIITATVFVDPYEEADVQIAAERETEVQKQEEEKLQTSAARQKAKEEQAPKTFKAGVGKYINPATTKRSAAEDGAASTSGAAPKKSKSKSSFGDFSSW; encoded by the exons ATGGGGAAACGCCAGCATCAAAAAGATAAAAT GTACATCACATGTTCAGAGTACACACACTTTTATGGAGGAAAGCGAACAG AAATCCCACAAGCAGACTTCAGACGGCTTccatttgaccactgcag CCTGTCCCTGCAGCCGTTTGAGTATCCTGTCTGTACTGAGGAGGGAGTGGTCTTTGACCTGCT GAGCATTGTGCCGTGGATCAAGAGGTATGGTACTAATCCGATCTCTGGAGAG aaaatggaaataaagtCCCTGATTAAACTCAACATGGCCAAGAACAACGATG GGAAGTATCACTGCCCTGTTCTGTACAACGTCTTCACAAACAACTCCCACTTCGTGGCCAACAAGGTCACCGGCAACGTTTTCTCTTATGAG GCTGTTGACCAACTGAACATCAAGACCAAAAGTTTCAAAGATCTGCTGAGCGACGAACCCTTCACCAGGAAGGACCTCATCGTCCTCCAG gaTCCCACAAACCTGGATAAATTCAATGTTTCCAACTTCTTCCACGTAAAAAACAACCTGAAGCTGTTGGATCCAG ATGAGGAGAAGGCCAAGCTGGACCCGGCGTACCACCTGAAGACCACCAACCTGGAGACCAGGGAGACCTTAGCCGAGCTGTACAAAGACTACAAGGGGGATAAGCTCCTGGCTTCCACCATGAAGGAGCCGGTAGCCAAAAAGACGGACAAACTGAACGCT gCCCACTACTCCACAGGAAGGGTTTCCGCCTCGTTCACCTCCACGGCCATGACGCCCTCCACAGAGCAGCAAGCAG ACGCCATCGCGGACGACACCGTGCGCTACCGCTACGTGAAGAAGAAAGGCTACGTCCGTCTGCACACCAACAAGGGGGACCTGAACCTCGAGCTGCACTGTGataag GTTCCCAAAGCGGGAGAGAATTTCATCCGTCTGTGTAAAAAAGGCTACTACGACGGGACGGTGTTCCACAGGTCCATCAAGAACTTCATG ATTCAAGGAGGAGACCCGACCGGCACCGGCACAG GAGGAGAGTCCTTCTGGGGGAAACCTTTCAAGGACGAGTTCAAGCCCAACCTGTCTCACGCCGGGCGGGGCGTCCTCAGCATGGCCAACTCGGGCCCCAACACCAACAAGTCCCAGTT CTTCATCACGTTCCGGTCGTGCATCTACCTGGACAGGAAGCACACGGTGTTTggaag GATTGTTGGTGGATTTGAGGCCCTCACAGCCATGGAGAACGTGGAGAGTGATCCCAAGTCAGACAAACCAAAG TCGGAGATCAAGATCATCACTGCGACCGTGTTCGTGGACCCGTACGAAGAGGCTGACGTTCAG aTCGCAGCGGAGCGAGAAACGGAGGtgcagaagcaggaggaggagaagctgcagaccAGCGCGGCCCGGCAGAAAGCGAAGGAGGAGCAGGCGCCCAAAACGTTCAAAGCCGGCGTGGGGAAATACATCAACCCGGCCACgac AAAACGTTCGGCGGCTGAAGACGGCGCGGCGTCCACCAGCGGAGCGGCGCCCAAGAAATCCAAGTCCAAGAGCAGCTTCGGAGACTTCAGCTCCTGGTAG